The following proteins are encoded in a genomic region of Necator americanus strain Aroian chromosome II, whole genome shotgun sequence:
- a CDS encoding hypothetical protein (NECATOR_CHRII.G8830.T2), which yields MHRSSAESTKDDVHAERMDLGCPIYAQRNEHIRMHQLCLSRSGIEHDERPDRAEQEETSGLGSTQEHRGCSEEDQEHPAPCSPLQHVLPALTYASETWASRKQEENAVSIIERATESDARSIPFHVSEGRDSKFSPTSAMED from the coding sequence atgcatcggtcttcagctgagtctacaaaagacgatgttcatgcggaacggatggatctcggatgccccatttacgctcaacggaacgaacatatccgaatgcatcaGCTGTGtttatctaggtcgggaatAGAACATGATGAACGGCCTGACCGAGCTgagcaggaggagacgagcggcttggggagcacacaagagcatcgaggatgtagtgaagaagaccaggaacacccggctccgtgctcacctcttcaacacgtacttcctgctttgacctatgcttcggaaacctgggcatctcgcaagcaggaagaaaacgcggtgagcatcattgaacgcgcaactgagagtgatgctaggagtatcccgttccacgtaagtgagggacgggattcgaagttctctcctacgtcagcgatggaagattag
- a CDS encoding hypothetical protein (NECATOR_CHRII.G8830.T1): protein MWMHRSSAESTKDDVHAERMDLGCPIYAQRNEHIRMHQLCLSRSGIEHDERPDRAEQEETSGLGSTQEHRGCSEEDQEHPAPCSPLQHVLPALTYASETWASRKQEENAVSIIERATESDARSIPFHVSEGRDSKFSPTSAMED from the coding sequence atgtggatgcatcggtcttcagctgagtctacaaaagacgatgttcatgcggaacggatggatctcggatgccccatttacgctcaacggaacgaacatatccgaatgcatcaGCTGTGtttatctaggtcgggaatAGAACATGATGAACGGCCTGACCGAGCTgagcaggaggagacgagcggcttggggagcacacaagagcatcgaggatgtagtgaagaagaccaggaacacccggctccgtgctcacctcttcaacacgtacttcctgctttgacctatgcttcggaaacctgggcatctcgcaagcaggaagaaaacgcggtgagcatcattgaacgcgcaactgagagtgatgctaggagtatcccgttccacgtaagtgagggacgggattcgaagttctctcctacgtcagcgatggaagattag
- a CDS encoding hypothetical protein (NECATOR_CHRII.G8831.T1): MIALQNLKGTTTASKREMEKIMYDFYYDLFDSHVHLPPHHLREDGQVIPEVLPSEIRHAIMSVRNRTAPCPDRIRAEHLKSLPPVLVNTLARFFTRYLSECKVPKHWKTSKTVLLYKKGDPHDIGNYRPICLLSVIYKLFAGVILNRIESLG, encoded by the coding sequence atgattGCTCTCCAGAACCTGAAGGGAACAACCACTGCATCGAAAagggaaatggagaaaatcatgtACGACTTCTACtatgatctcttcgacagccatgtccacttgcctcctcaccatctgagggaagacggacaagtcattccagaggttctcccgtccgaaatacgacatgctatcatgtcggtaagaaatcgtacggcaccctgtcccgacagaataagagcagaacacctgaagagccttccacCAGTACTCGTCAACACCCTAGCGAGGTTCTTTACACGGTAtttgtcggaatgcaaggtacCTAAACactggaagaccagcaagaccgtgttgttgtataaaaagggagatccacatgacatcggcaactatcgtccaatctgcttactgtccgtcatctacaagctctttgcaggagtgatccttaataggattgaaagtcttggatga
- a CDS encoding hypothetical protein (NECATOR_CHRII.G8832.T1), with translation MDLEKFYREDHAFYKVIVGDFNAKIGPRRTPEELLMGLTAYNGMRLSEERYPRTIINWDLFATLAGFWEDPAMDNIDEEHDRFVEHLHDCAKKAESFKTTKRRLSLETLELIRQRGTAQAAGNQELTSELARLCREVIKEDLKEQKC, from the exons atggacctggagaagttctaccgagaagatcatgccttctacaaggtcatagttggcgatttcaacgccaaaattggcccaagaagaacgccggaagAACTTCTCATGGGGctcacggcctacaatggaatgaggctctccga GGAGAGATatcccaggactatcatcaactgggaccTCTTCGccacgctagccggcttttgggaagatcccGCAATGGACAATATCGACGAGGAACATGACCGgttcgttgaacaccttcacgactgcgcgaagaaggctgagagttttaaaaccaccaagagacgcctgtctcttgaaactcttgagctgatacgccagcgtggaacAGCACAAGctgcagggaaccaagaactcacgtccgaacTCGcgaggctttgcagagaggtgataaaggaagaccttaaagagcagaagtgctga
- a CDS encoding hypothetical protein (NECATOR_CHRII.G8833.T1), translating to MTICTYNARTLASEAAIEDLMVQAKKIKYDVIGLTETRRRHPLNAVYETGEELFLGTCDSRGVGGVGVLVNTSMAKNIDSFVQLTTRIGRLRMRRCGPTPALTIFVAYAPT from the coding sequence atgacgatctgtacttataacgcacgcacgcttgcatcggaagcggccatcgaagatctgatggtgcaagccaagaagatcaagtacgacgtcatcggactgaccgagacgagacgacgtcaccctctcaacgccgtatatgaaactggagaagaactgttcttaggaacatgcgacagcagaggtgttggtggagttggcgtcctcgtcaacacgagtatggcaaagaacatcgactctttcgtacaacttacgacccgaatcggacgtctgcggatgagaagatgtggtccaacaccagctttgactatcttcgtcgcttacgctccaacatga